The following proteins are encoded in a genomic region of Takifugu rubripes chromosome 9, fTakRub1.2, whole genome shotgun sequence:
- the ano5a gene encoding anoctamin-5 isoform X5, which translates to MEIDKQQHSKDSVFFRDGRRRVDFVLSYVDDKDGERKQERRKVYEANLENVGLELETEDKSESEDGKTSFVKIHAPWEVLATYADVLKIKVPFKVNDIPDNKDTPMNWLSTPFRLPDHIMHPEPDYFTAPFNKSKSDFFLIDNQETFFPPSTRNRIVYYILSRCSYLKDECPDKDKKGIKRLLNNGTYTAAFPLHDSRYWTRSRDPNCESERYNLYKHWARFFCFFKEQPLDLVRKYYGEKIGIYFAWLGFYTEMLFFAAVVGTICFIYGFLTYDDNQWSKEICSEAIGGNIVMCPLCDKKCGYWKLITTCNSSWQSHLFDNVATVFFAIFMGIWVTLFLEFWKRRQARLEYEWDLVDFEEEQQQLQLRPEYETKCSKRKLNRITQEVEWILDRTTSDLMGKCLLCWLTVVLWISLIIACIIGVIAYRLAVYAAFASIMKDSPTAHLQVVGPLITPQLATSVTASCINFVIIMILNLMYEKVAIWITDMEIPKTHLEYENKLTVKMFLFQFVNYYSSCFYVAFFKGKFVGYPGNYIYMFGEWSKLRNEECDPGGCLIELTTQLVIVMTGKQVWGNIQEALVPWLRNWWGSRKARSHPESLYSRWEQDYDLQVFGQLGLFQEYLEMVIQFGFITLFVASFPLAPLLALFNNIIEVRVDSWKLTTQFRRPVAAKAHSIGAWQEILNGMAILSVVTNAFIVAFTSDMIPRLVYMYAYQPDGEMNMKGYINNSLSVFNISEFPEANSPEDGENPFWFNSSITTCRYRDYRYPPGHQKQYTHTMQFWHILAAKLAFIIIMEHVVFLVKFFVAWMIPDVPSDVRARIKRERYLVQEYLHDYEVERLKNQLSQNANDCTCAPMIYPSLPKHEVLSECL; encoded by the exons gagaggagaaaagtgtATGAAGCCAATCTGGAGAATGTTGGTCTGGAGCTAGAGACAGAAGACAAATCT GAGTCAGAAGATGGAAAGACGTCTTTTGTGAAGATCCACGCTCCGTGGGAAGTGTTAGCCACATACGCAGACGTGCTGAAGATCAAAGTCCCGTTTAAGGTCAACGACATCCCCGACAACAAGGACACTCCCATGAACTGGCTGTCCACGCCCTTCCGTCTGCCGGATCACATCATGCACCCCGAGCCAGACTATTTCACTGCTCCCTTCAACAAGAGCAAGTCAGATTTCTTCCTCATCGACAACCAAGAGACTTTCTTCCCTCCGTCCACTCGCAACAGGATA GTCTACTACATCCTGTCCCGCTGCTCTTACTTGAAGGACGAATGTCCCGATAAAGACAAGAAGGGAATCAAGCGGTTACTGAACAACGGCACCTACACCGCCGCCTTCCCGCTGCACGAT TCCAGATACTGGACACGATCACGGGACCCCAACTGTGAGAGCGAAAGATACAATCTCTACAAACACTGGGCCAggttcttctgcttcttcaaGGAGCAGCCCCTCGACCTTGTCAG GAAATATTATGGAGAGAAGATTGGGATTTACTTCGCATGGCTGGGATTCTACACAGAGATGCTCTTCTTTGCTGCCGTAGTTGGAAccatttgtttcatttatggATTCCTCACCTATGACGACAACCAGTGGAG TAAAGAAATCTGCAGCGAGGCCATTGGAGGCAACATTGTCATGTGTCCCCTGTGCGACAAAAAATGTGGCTACTGGAAACTTATCACGACATGTAACTCCTCGTGG CAATCACACCTCTTTGACAATGTGGCAACGgtattttttgccattttcatGGGGATTTGGG TGACACTGTTTTTGGAGTTCTGGAAGAGGCGGCAGGCTCGTCTTGAGTACGAGTGGGACCTGGTTGACTTCgaggaggagcaacagcagctgcaactTCGACCAGAATACGAAACCAAGTGCAGCAAGCGAAAGTTGAACCGGATCACCCAG GAGGTGGAGTGGATACTTGACAGGACGACGTCAGATCTAATGGGGAAATGTCTCCTTTGCTGGCTCACTGTGGTACTCTGG ATCTCATTGATCATTGCCTGCATCATCGGGGTGATAGCGTACCGCCTGGCGGTGTACGCAGCCTTCGCCAGCATCATGAAGGACAGTCCCACCGCTCACCTGCAGGTGGTGGGACCCTTAATCACGCCTCAACTGGCCACCTCTGTCACCGCCTCCTGCATCAACTTTGTCATCATCATGATTCTCAACCTCATGTATGAGAAAGTAGCCATCTGGATCACTGACATGG aaaTTCCCAAGACCCACCTAGAGTATGAGAACAAGCTAACAGTGAAGATGTTCCTCTTTCAGTTTGTCAACTACTACTCCTCCTGCTTCTATGTGGCCTTCTTCAAGGGCAAGTTTGTCGGATACCCCGGCAACTACATTTACATGTTTGGCGAGTGGAGCAAACTGAGGAATGAAGAG TGCGACCCTGGTGGCTGTCTGATTGAGCTGACCACCCAGTTGGTGATCGTGATGACTGGGAAGCAGGTGTGGGGGAACATCCAGGAGGCTCTGGTCCC GTGGTTGAGGAACTGGTGGGGGAGTAGAAAGGCTCGAAGCCACCCTGAGAGTCTGTACAGCCGCTGGGAACAGGACTATGACCTACAGGTCTTTGGACAGCTGGGCCTCTTCCAAGAGTACCTGGAAATGG TGATCCAGTTTGGCTTCATCACTCTGTTTGTCGCCTCCTTCCCGTTGGCACCTCTGCTGGCGCTGTTCAACAACATTATCGAGGTTCGAGTTGACTCCTGGAAGCTCACCACTCAGTTCAGGCGTCCCGTGGCAGCAAAGGCCCACAGCATTGGTGCCTGGCAGGAGATCCTCAATGGGATGGCCATTCTCTCTGTCGTCACCAAC GCCTTCATCGTGGCCTTCACCTCAGACATGATCCCCCGACTGGTCTACATGTACGCGTACCAGCCAGATGGAGAGATGAACATGAAAGGCTACATTAACAACAGTCTGTCTGTGTTTAACATCTCGGAATTCCCCGAGGCCAACAGtcctgaggatggagagaacCCTTTCTGGTTCAACAGCTCCATCACAACGTGCAG GTATCGTGATTACCGCTATCCTCCCGGACACCAGAAGCAGTACACCCACACCATGCAGTTCTGGCACATTCTGGCTGCCAAGCtggccttcatcatcatcatggag CACGTCGTGTTCCTGGTGAAGTTCTTCGTGGCCTGGATGATTCCCGACGTTCCCTCAGATGTGAGGGCTCGGATAAAGAGAGAGCGCTACCTGGTCCAGGAGTATCTCCACGACTACGaggtggagaggctgaagaaccAGCTCAGCCAAAACGCAAACGATTGTACCTGCGCGCCGATGATCTACCCGTCTCTACCCAAACACGAGGTGCTCTCCGAGTGCCTCTAG
- the slc17a6a gene encoding vesicular glutamate transporter 2.2, producing MDSGKEKALPTSKEGLKQIAGKALGNLYRRLEKKQQTGEAIELTEDGRPKADQERRAPLCDCTCFGLPRRYIIAMLSGIGFCISFGIRCNLGVAIVSMVNNSTIHQNGKIIIKEKAKFNWDPETVGMIHGSFFWGYIVTQIPGGYISSRLAANRVFGAAILLTSTLNMFIPSAARAHYGCVIFVRILQGLVEGVTYPACHGIWSKWAPPLERSRLATISFCGSYAGAVIAMPLAGILVQYTGWSSVFYVYGCFGIIWYVFWVLTSYNSPAEHPTITDEERRYIEESIGESAQLMGAMEKFKTPWRKFFSSMPVYAIIVANFCRSWTFYLLLISQPAYFEEVFGFEISKVGMLSALPHLVMTIIVPLGGQLADYLRSHNIMSTTMVRKIMNCGGFGMEATLLLVVGYSHSKGVAISFLVLAVGFSGFAISGFNVNHLDIAPRYASILMGISNGVGTLSGMVCPLIVGAMTKNKTREEWQYVFLIASLVHYGGVVFYGIFASGEKQPWADPEETSEEKCGFIDEDELAEETGDITQGYGAMGGPAKSYGATSQLNGGWVQDWDKTEEYVQEPAGKMYSERGYS from the exons ATGGATTCgggaaaagaaaaagctttGCCCACCAGCAAAGAGGGATTAAAACAAATTGCAGGAAAGGCCCTGGGTAACCTGTACAG GCGTctggagaagaagcagcagacaggtgaggcCATCGAGCTGACGGAGGATGGGAGACCCAAGGCGGACCAGGAGCGCAGGGCGCCCCTGTGCGACTGCACCTGCTTCGGGCTGCCGCGCAGATACATCATCGCCATGCTGAGCGGCATCGGCTTCTGCATCTCCTTCGGTATCCGGTGTAACCTGGGCGTGGCCATCGTCAGCATGGTCAACAACAGCACCATCCACCAAAACGGCAAGATCATCATCAAAGAG AAAGCGAAATTCAACTGGGACCCGGAGACAGTGGGGATGATTCACGGCTCCTTCTTCTGGGGATACATCGTGACTCAGATTCCAGGAGGTTATATATCATCCAGACTGGCTgcaaacag AGTGTTTGGTGCTGCCATCCTGCTGACGTCCACGTTGAACATGTTCATCCCCTCTGCTGCCCGGGCCCATTATGGCTGCGTCATCTTTGTCAGGATATTACAAGGGCTGGTGGAG GGGGTGACCTATCCCGCCTGCCACGGGATCTGGAGCAAATGGGCGCCGCCGCTGGAGAGGAGCCGCCTGGCCACCATCTCCTTCTGCG GGTCGTATGCCGGTGCGGTGATAGCCATGCCGCTGGCTGGGATCCTGGTCCAGTACACGGGGTGGTCGTCGGTCTTCTACGTGTACG GGTGCTTTGGGATCATCTGGTACGTGTTCTGGGTGTTAACGTCCTACAATAGCCCGGCGGAGCACCCGACCATCACGGACGAGGAGCGGCGTTACATCGAGGAGAGCATCGGCGAAAGCGCCCAGCTGATGGGTGCGATGGAG AAATTCAAGACCCCCTGGAGGAAGTTCTTCTCCTCAATGCCAGTCTATGCAATCATCGTGGCCAActtctgcaggagctggacctTCTACCTGCTCCTCATCAGCCAGCCAGCCTACTTTGAGGAAGTGTTTGGCTTTGAAATCAGCAAG GTCGGTATGTTGTCGGCGCTCCCCCACCTGGTCATGACCATCATCGTGCCCCTGGGAGGCCAGTTGGCGGACTACCTGAGGAGCCACAACATCATGTCCACCACCATGGTCCGCAAAATCATGAACTGTGGAG GCTTTGGAATGGAGGCCACTCTGCTACTGGTGGTCGGTTATTCTCACAGTAAGGGGGTGGCCATCTCCTTCTTAGTCCTGGCGGTGGGTTTTAGCGGCTTTGCAATATCAG GTTTCAACGTCAACCACTTAGACATTGCGCCTCGCTACGCCAGCATCCTGATGGGCATCTCCAACGGCGTGGGCACCCTGTCCGGGATGGTGTGCCCTCTGATAGTGGGGGCCATGACCAAGAACAAG ACCCGGGAAGAGTGGCAGTACGTCTTCCTCATCGCCTCGCTGGTGCATTACGGGGGTGTGGTGTTTTATGGGATCTTTGCATCCGGGGAGAAGCAGCCTTGGGCCGACCCTGAGGAGACCAGCGAGGAGAAGTGCGGCTTCATCGACGAGGACGAGCTGGCCGAAGAGACGGGCGACATCACGCAGGGCTACGGCGCCATGGGCGGCCCGGCTAAGAGCTACGGGGCCACCTCGCAGCTGAACGGCGGCTGGGTTCAGGACTGGGATAAGACGGAGGAGTACGTGCAGGAGCCGGCTGGAAAGATGTATTCCGAGCGTGGCTACTCTTAA
- the ano5a gene encoding anoctamin-5 isoform X6, protein MIDKQQHSKDSVFFRDGRRRVDFVLSYVDDKDGERKQERRKVYEANLENVGLELETEDKSESEDGKTSFVKIHAPWEVLATYADVLKIKVPFKVNDIPDNKDTPMNWLSTPFRLPDHIMHPEPDYFTAPFNKSKSDFFLIDNQETFFPPSTRNRIVYYILSRCSYLKDECPDKDKKGIKRLLNNGTYTAAFPLHDSRYWTRSRDPNCESERYNLYKHWARFFCFFKEQPLDLVRKYYGEKIGIYFAWLGFYTEMLFFAAVVGTICFIYGFLTYDDNQWSKEICSEAIGGNIVMCPLCDKKCGYWKLITTCNSSWQSHLFDNVATVFFAIFMGIWVTLFLEFWKRRQARLEYEWDLVDFEEEQQQLQLRPEYETKCSKRKLNRITQEVEWILDRTTSDLMGKCLLCWLTVVLWISLIIACIIGVIAYRLAVYAAFASIMKDSPTAHLQVVGPLITPQLATSVTASCINFVIIMILNLMYEKVAIWITDMEIPKTHLEYENKLTVKMFLFQFVNYYSSCFYVAFFKGKFVGYPGNYIYMFGEWSKLRNEECDPGGCLIELTTQLVIVMTGKQVWGNIQEALVPWLRNWWGSRKARSHPESLYSRWEQDYDLQVFGQLGLFQEYLEMVIQFGFITLFVASFPLAPLLALFNNIIEVRVDSWKLTTQFRRPVAAKAHSIGAWQEILNGMAILSVVTNAFIVAFTSDMIPRLVYMYAYQPDGEMNMKGYINNSLSVFNISEFPEANSPEDGENPFWFNSSITTCRYRDYRYPPGHQKQYTHTMQFWHILAAKLAFIIIMEHVVFLVKFFVAWMIPDVPSDVRARIKRERYLVQEYLHDYEVERLKNQLSQNANDCTCAPMIYPSLPKHEVLSECL, encoded by the exons gagaggagaaaagtgtATGAAGCCAATCTGGAGAATGTTGGTCTGGAGCTAGAGACAGAAGACAAATCT GAGTCAGAAGATGGAAAGACGTCTTTTGTGAAGATCCACGCTCCGTGGGAAGTGTTAGCCACATACGCAGACGTGCTGAAGATCAAAGTCCCGTTTAAGGTCAACGACATCCCCGACAACAAGGACACTCCCATGAACTGGCTGTCCACGCCCTTCCGTCTGCCGGATCACATCATGCACCCCGAGCCAGACTATTTCACTGCTCCCTTCAACAAGAGCAAGTCAGATTTCTTCCTCATCGACAACCAAGAGACTTTCTTCCCTCCGTCCACTCGCAACAGGATA GTCTACTACATCCTGTCCCGCTGCTCTTACTTGAAGGACGAATGTCCCGATAAAGACAAGAAGGGAATCAAGCGGTTACTGAACAACGGCACCTACACCGCCGCCTTCCCGCTGCACGAT TCCAGATACTGGACACGATCACGGGACCCCAACTGTGAGAGCGAAAGATACAATCTCTACAAACACTGGGCCAggttcttctgcttcttcaaGGAGCAGCCCCTCGACCTTGTCAG GAAATATTATGGAGAGAAGATTGGGATTTACTTCGCATGGCTGGGATTCTACACAGAGATGCTCTTCTTTGCTGCCGTAGTTGGAAccatttgtttcatttatggATTCCTCACCTATGACGACAACCAGTGGAG TAAAGAAATCTGCAGCGAGGCCATTGGAGGCAACATTGTCATGTGTCCCCTGTGCGACAAAAAATGTGGCTACTGGAAACTTATCACGACATGTAACTCCTCGTGG CAATCACACCTCTTTGACAATGTGGCAACGgtattttttgccattttcatGGGGATTTGGG TGACACTGTTTTTGGAGTTCTGGAAGAGGCGGCAGGCTCGTCTTGAGTACGAGTGGGACCTGGTTGACTTCgaggaggagcaacagcagctgcaactTCGACCAGAATACGAAACCAAGTGCAGCAAGCGAAAGTTGAACCGGATCACCCAG GAGGTGGAGTGGATACTTGACAGGACGACGTCAGATCTAATGGGGAAATGTCTCCTTTGCTGGCTCACTGTGGTACTCTGG ATCTCATTGATCATTGCCTGCATCATCGGGGTGATAGCGTACCGCCTGGCGGTGTACGCAGCCTTCGCCAGCATCATGAAGGACAGTCCCACCGCTCACCTGCAGGTGGTGGGACCCTTAATCACGCCTCAACTGGCCACCTCTGTCACCGCCTCCTGCATCAACTTTGTCATCATCATGATTCTCAACCTCATGTATGAGAAAGTAGCCATCTGGATCACTGACATGG aaaTTCCCAAGACCCACCTAGAGTATGAGAACAAGCTAACAGTGAAGATGTTCCTCTTTCAGTTTGTCAACTACTACTCCTCCTGCTTCTATGTGGCCTTCTTCAAGGGCAAGTTTGTCGGATACCCCGGCAACTACATTTACATGTTTGGCGAGTGGAGCAAACTGAGGAATGAAGAG TGCGACCCTGGTGGCTGTCTGATTGAGCTGACCACCCAGTTGGTGATCGTGATGACTGGGAAGCAGGTGTGGGGGAACATCCAGGAGGCTCTGGTCCC GTGGTTGAGGAACTGGTGGGGGAGTAGAAAGGCTCGAAGCCACCCTGAGAGTCTGTACAGCCGCTGGGAACAGGACTATGACCTACAGGTCTTTGGACAGCTGGGCCTCTTCCAAGAGTACCTGGAAATGG TGATCCAGTTTGGCTTCATCACTCTGTTTGTCGCCTCCTTCCCGTTGGCACCTCTGCTGGCGCTGTTCAACAACATTATCGAGGTTCGAGTTGACTCCTGGAAGCTCACCACTCAGTTCAGGCGTCCCGTGGCAGCAAAGGCCCACAGCATTGGTGCCTGGCAGGAGATCCTCAATGGGATGGCCATTCTCTCTGTCGTCACCAAC GCCTTCATCGTGGCCTTCACCTCAGACATGATCCCCCGACTGGTCTACATGTACGCGTACCAGCCAGATGGAGAGATGAACATGAAAGGCTACATTAACAACAGTCTGTCTGTGTTTAACATCTCGGAATTCCCCGAGGCCAACAGtcctgaggatggagagaacCCTTTCTGGTTCAACAGCTCCATCACAACGTGCAG GTATCGTGATTACCGCTATCCTCCCGGACACCAGAAGCAGTACACCCACACCATGCAGTTCTGGCACATTCTGGCTGCCAAGCtggccttcatcatcatcatggag CACGTCGTGTTCCTGGTGAAGTTCTTCGTGGCCTGGATGATTCCCGACGTTCCCTCAGATGTGAGGGCTCGGATAAAGAGAGAGCGCTACCTGGTCCAGGAGTATCTCCACGACTACGaggtggagaggctgaagaaccAGCTCAGCCAAAACGCAAACGATTGTACCTGCGCGCCGATGATCTACCCGTCTCTACCCAAACACGAGGTGCTCTCCGAGTGCCTCTAG
- the ano5a gene encoding anoctamin-5 isoform X4, with protein sequence MRRVTGKSGDSLIEMSPSGSDDMNGYNNHESSGTGSLQQGPPEIDKQQHSKDSVFFRDGRRRVDFVLSYVDDKDGERKQERRKVYEANLENVGLELETEDKSESEDGKTSFVKIHAPWEVLATYADVLKIKVPFKVNDIPDNKDTPMNWLSTPFRLPDHIMHPEPDYFTAPFNKSKSDFFLIDNQETFFPPSTRNRIVYYILSRCSYLKDECPDKDKKGIKRLLNNGTYTAAFPLHDSRYWTRSRDPNCESERYNLYKHWARFFCFFKEQPLDLVRKYYGEKIGIYFAWLGFYTEMLFFAAVVGTICFIYGFLTYDDNQWSKEICSEAIGGNIVMCPLCDKKCGYWKLITTCNSSWQSHLFDNVATVFFAIFMGIWVTLFLEFWKRRQARLEYEWDLVDFEEEQQQLQLRPEYETKCSKRKLNRITQEVEWILDRTTSDLMGKCLLCWLTVVLWISLIIACIIGVIAYRLAVYAAFASIMKDSPTAHLQVVGPLITPQLATSVTASCINFVIIMILNLMYEKVAIWITDMEIPKTHLEYENKLTVKMFLFQFVNYYSSCFYVAFFKGKFVGYPGNYIYMFGEWSKLRNEECDPGGCLIELTTQLVIVMTGKQVWGNIQEALVPWLRNWWGSRKARSHPESLYSRWEQDYDLQVFGQLGLFQEYLEMVIQFGFITLFVASFPLAPLLALFNNIIEVRVDSWKLTTQFRRPVAAKAHSIGAWQEILNGMAILSVVTNAFIVAFTSDMIPRLVYMYAYQPDGEMNMKGYINNSLSVFNISEFPEANSPEDGENPFWFNSSITTCRYRDYRYPPGHQKQYTHTMQFWHILAAKLAFIIIMEHVVFLVKFFVAWMIPDVPSDVRARIKRERYLVQEYLHDYEVERLKNQLSQNANDCTCAPMIYPSLPKHEVLSECL encoded by the exons gagaggagaaaagtgtATGAAGCCAATCTGGAGAATGTTGGTCTGGAGCTAGAGACAGAAGACAAATCT GAGTCAGAAGATGGAAAGACGTCTTTTGTGAAGATCCACGCTCCGTGGGAAGTGTTAGCCACATACGCAGACGTGCTGAAGATCAAAGTCCCGTTTAAGGTCAACGACATCCCCGACAACAAGGACACTCCCATGAACTGGCTGTCCACGCCCTTCCGTCTGCCGGATCACATCATGCACCCCGAGCCAGACTATTTCACTGCTCCCTTCAACAAGAGCAAGTCAGATTTCTTCCTCATCGACAACCAAGAGACTTTCTTCCCTCCGTCCACTCGCAACAGGATA GTCTACTACATCCTGTCCCGCTGCTCTTACTTGAAGGACGAATGTCCCGATAAAGACAAGAAGGGAATCAAGCGGTTACTGAACAACGGCACCTACACCGCCGCCTTCCCGCTGCACGAT TCCAGATACTGGACACGATCACGGGACCCCAACTGTGAGAGCGAAAGATACAATCTCTACAAACACTGGGCCAggttcttctgcttcttcaaGGAGCAGCCCCTCGACCTTGTCAG GAAATATTATGGAGAGAAGATTGGGATTTACTTCGCATGGCTGGGATTCTACACAGAGATGCTCTTCTTTGCTGCCGTAGTTGGAAccatttgtttcatttatggATTCCTCACCTATGACGACAACCAGTGGAG TAAAGAAATCTGCAGCGAGGCCATTGGAGGCAACATTGTCATGTGTCCCCTGTGCGACAAAAAATGTGGCTACTGGAAACTTATCACGACATGTAACTCCTCGTGG CAATCACACCTCTTTGACAATGTGGCAACGgtattttttgccattttcatGGGGATTTGGG TGACACTGTTTTTGGAGTTCTGGAAGAGGCGGCAGGCTCGTCTTGAGTACGAGTGGGACCTGGTTGACTTCgaggaggagcaacagcagctgcaactTCGACCAGAATACGAAACCAAGTGCAGCAAGCGAAAGTTGAACCGGATCACCCAG GAGGTGGAGTGGATACTTGACAGGACGACGTCAGATCTAATGGGGAAATGTCTCCTTTGCTGGCTCACTGTGGTACTCTGG ATCTCATTGATCATTGCCTGCATCATCGGGGTGATAGCGTACCGCCTGGCGGTGTACGCAGCCTTCGCCAGCATCATGAAGGACAGTCCCACCGCTCACCTGCAGGTGGTGGGACCCTTAATCACGCCTCAACTGGCCACCTCTGTCACCGCCTCCTGCATCAACTTTGTCATCATCATGATTCTCAACCTCATGTATGAGAAAGTAGCCATCTGGATCACTGACATGG aaaTTCCCAAGACCCACCTAGAGTATGAGAACAAGCTAACAGTGAAGATGTTCCTCTTTCAGTTTGTCAACTACTACTCCTCCTGCTTCTATGTGGCCTTCTTCAAGGGCAAGTTTGTCGGATACCCCGGCAACTACATTTACATGTTTGGCGAGTGGAGCAAACTGAGGAATGAAGAG TGCGACCCTGGTGGCTGTCTGATTGAGCTGACCACCCAGTTGGTGATCGTGATGACTGGGAAGCAGGTGTGGGGGAACATCCAGGAGGCTCTGGTCCC GTGGTTGAGGAACTGGTGGGGGAGTAGAAAGGCTCGAAGCCACCCTGAGAGTCTGTACAGCCGCTGGGAACAGGACTATGACCTACAGGTCTTTGGACAGCTGGGCCTCTTCCAAGAGTACCTGGAAATGG TGATCCAGTTTGGCTTCATCACTCTGTTTGTCGCCTCCTTCCCGTTGGCACCTCTGCTGGCGCTGTTCAACAACATTATCGAGGTTCGAGTTGACTCCTGGAAGCTCACCACTCAGTTCAGGCGTCCCGTGGCAGCAAAGGCCCACAGCATTGGTGCCTGGCAGGAGATCCTCAATGGGATGGCCATTCTCTCTGTCGTCACCAAC GCCTTCATCGTGGCCTTCACCTCAGACATGATCCCCCGACTGGTCTACATGTACGCGTACCAGCCAGATGGAGAGATGAACATGAAAGGCTACATTAACAACAGTCTGTCTGTGTTTAACATCTCGGAATTCCCCGAGGCCAACAGtcctgaggatggagagaacCCTTTCTGGTTCAACAGCTCCATCACAACGTGCAG GTATCGTGATTACCGCTATCCTCCCGGACACCAGAAGCAGTACACCCACACCATGCAGTTCTGGCACATTCTGGCTGCCAAGCtggccttcatcatcatcatggag CACGTCGTGTTCCTGGTGAAGTTCTTCGTGGCCTGGATGATTCCCGACGTTCCCTCAGATGTGAGGGCTCGGATAAAGAGAGAGCGCTACCTGGTCCAGGAGTATCTCCACGACTACGaggtggagaggctgaagaaccAGCTCAGCCAAAACGCAAACGATTGTACCTGCGCGCCGATGATCTACCCGTCTCTACCCAAACACGAGGTGCTCTCCGAGTGCCTCTAG
- the fancf gene encoding Fanconi anemia group F protein: MEAVLQNVANAAELLAVAAHSDAVKRWDASRLSRAFHWARYCQQLHSKVHNHATMRRDLEEQLLHTNGRLQTVFPGYEGVSLSDLSRCQHLLLVGLMNNPELPIDLLKLLFDPKSPALFPHNELAGLCSGIIQCKSACTVLGVFPDSLPCGADAEVLGLVLMQRLDALLTQDSDVQPAEHFLDSVLQGCEGAAGRFCLAVAAALLTSPKSQMQTASQDFLLDWLQKPHRELQHMCSTLPTSLLRDLAKAHQKFRDSYYAVLKCWASGMEYSVDEGEWVHTSQTVTFPRLVEHFLTLLELHPGLGDNVEQELNALKCSDGDFDVRGLSVWGDLLSALRRGTVG; encoded by the coding sequence ATGGAGGCGGTGCTGCAGAACGTGGCGAACGCGGCGGAGCTGTTAGCCGTGGCGGCGCACAGCGACGCGGTGAAGCGGTGGGACGCGTCGCGTCTGTCCCGAGCCTTTCACTGGGCCCGCTACTGCCAACAACTGCACTCCAAGGTTCACAATCACGCCACGATGAGGAGggatctggaggagcagctgctgcacacaaaTGGGAGATTGCAGACTGTTTTTCCTGGGTATGAGGGCGTTTCCCTGTCGGACCTCTCCCGGTGTCAGCACCTGTTGCTTGTTGGTCTGATGAACAACCCCGAGCTGCCCATAGACCTCTTAAAGCTACTGTTCGACCCTAAAAGCCCGGCTCTCTTCCCTCACAACGAGTTGGCTGGACTCTGCAGTGGCATCATTCAATGCAAATCTGCATGCACAGTCCTGGGTGTGTTCCCTGACTCCTTGCCATGTGGTGCTGATGCTGAGGTCCTGGGGCTGGTGCTGATGCAGAGGCTGGATGCTCTGCTGACCCAGGACAGTGACGTCCAGCCGGCAGAGCACTTTTTAgactctgtcctccagggatGTGAGGGAGCAGCGGGACGCTTCTGTCTGGCCGTGGCGGCGGCTTTGCTGACATCGCCAAAGTCACAGATGCAAACTGCATCCCAGGATTTTCTCCTGGATTGGCTCCAGAAACCACACAGGGAGCTGCAGCACATGTGCTCCACGCTGCCCACTTCCCTGCTCAGAGACCTGGCAAAAGCACACCAGAAATTTAGAGACTCGTACTATGCTGTGCTGAAATGCTGGGCCTCCGGTATGGAGTATAGCGTGGACGAAGGGGAGTGGGTCCACACCAGCCAGACGGTGACCTTTCCGAGACTTGTCGAGCACTTTCTGACCTTGTTGGAGCTCCACCCTGGACTCGGAGACAATGTCGAACAAGAGCTGAATGCTCTGAAATGTTCAGATGGGGATtttgatgtcagaggtctgagCGTGTGGGGGGATCTTCTGTCAGCATTAAGAAGAGGGACAGTCGGCTAA